The Amblyomma americanum isolate KBUSLIRL-KWMA chromosome 3, ASM5285725v1, whole genome shotgun sequence genome window below encodes:
- the LOC144123270 gene encoding uncharacterized protein LOC144123270 produces MLELYAINGTAIGAEKHPREDPQYEPSLLVNLIGDQIHQEGLGPEYFPPVPWADPTWWGLFAYSIKRIVLTSRLDPVVFTDIEDTTWGLFTYRIYNVTVDGLAFVRRGGDNYVSVEECGIEARVALTFENVRFRVYASTFVFTVRIDVWVYEADFTLEVHESDKTLKIQDYQLNFTVPIRMDAYVLTPIIGALAEVFGRYTNRLFSEEETERLKVASRKYVERALLKVQEFVTDPASMMPWDKSIIESYRRSKGEI; encoded by the exons CTGAGAAGCACCCGCGGGAAGATCCTCAGTACGAACCATCTCTGCTTGTCAACCTCATCGGAGACCAAATCCACCAGGAAGGTTTGGGGCCTGAATATTTCCCACCTGTTCCATGGGCTGACCCTACATGGTGGGGCTTGTTTGCCTACAGCATCAAACGCATTGTCCTCACCTCGCGTCTGGATCCCGTTGTCTTCACCGACATCGAGGACACCACCTGGGGACTGTTTACTTACCGCATCTACAACGTCACGGTGGATGGACTAGCTTTTGTGCGAAGAGGCGGGGACAACTATGTCTCCGTCGAAGAGTGCGGCATAGAGGCGCGCGTCGCCCTTACCTTTGAAAACGTCAGGTTCAGGGTGTACGCCAGCACATTCGTGTTCACAGTCCGAATCGACGTCTGGGTCTACGAAGCTGACTTCACACTGGAAGTTCACGA GAGTGACAAGACGCTCAAGATTCAAGACTACCAGCTCAACTTCACCGTTCCCATACGGATGGACGCCTACGTACTTACTCCCATTATCGGGGCCTTAGCCGAGGTGTTTGGCAGATACACGAACCGGCTTTTCAGCGAGGAGGAAACTGAAAGGCTTAAAGTTGCGTCGAGGAAGTACGTTGAGCGAGCCTTACTCAAAGTGCAAGAATTCGTCACTGATCCTGCATCCATGATGCCCTGGGACAAGTCTATCATCGAATCATACCGGAGGTCCAAGGGAGAAATATAA